The Candidatus Peribacteria bacterium region TGCCGCTTTTCTTTCACTTCCATCCGGGAAAAACGATCCAGCCCGCATGGTCCCGGCAGAGGAAACCATCGCCTTTTTCACCAATATCACGACGCAGAACATCGGCACCTTCTCAGCACACATCGGCGCGCTCGCGAATGTTCCTGTAACCGATACACCATCCGCAGTCGCACTCCTGAAAACCGGCAGCGGCAAAACAGGATGGGCCGTGGTGGAACCGGTGATGGGTGGCGATCAACCGTTCACAATCCGCACATCCGATCCATCGTTTGATCCGCTGTTTCAGGCAGTCACCAATCCACTCAGCCGTCAGTACAGCTATAGCGCACTGGCCGATGACGAGACGTCTCTCCCGAGCGGCTGGCTGGCGTTTCCATCAGTCGCACTCAAAGCGCAGTCCCCTGTCGCATCTCTCCTGCAAACCAATCAGCCTGTGATGATGATCAGCCTTGCAGACGGACTGGAACTCCGACTGGTGACCGATGGTGTGCGCCTGCCAATGCTCACAAGCGGTCCTAAGGAATTATTTGAAAAACCTCTCTTCATTATTCATGTCTCCAATGGCACCGCATTTCTGGATCTCCTGTCCGACACTTTCCAGAACGATGACGTGACAGTGCTGCAAACCGTTCTCCAAAGCACACTCACAAATTTCTTCGGCAAAGAGCTGAGTCCGACCTACGACCTGCCGCCACTCCTTGAAGGCACAACAACATTGGAAGTTGCAAAGAAAGACACAGGCAATGGACTGCGTGTCTATCTGGAAGGAGAGATGCCGGATAATGAAGCGACCCTGGATCATCTCACAGATCTGTTCCTGGCCACTCTCAAAACCGCTTCCGTACACACCGAGACGTTCGACGACAAATTCAACTGGCAGGATATCCGTCAGGATGAAAGCCTGATTGATGACACAACAAAGACCGAATACGGCTGGACTGTCCGCACGCTCCGCCAGAAAAATGCGGACACCGTTCTCGTGAAAGCGATACGCAGTAATCGGTATATTTTGAGTAATGACACAGACGCCGTCGAGAAAGCTGTCAGCCAGACCGCATCATCACTCGCGGGTCTGGACGATATTCCGGCCGCTCTGGGCCTCATTCACAGTGCAGAATGGAATGCCTTCCTCCACCACACCCTGCCAACCGTCTCCAAAGGAGCGATTGTCCCTGCTGGCACCTCCGGTCATATGAAATGGAAGATGAGTCAAAACGGGCGCATTCTGACGATTGTGCTCAAGAAAATCTAAAGAAAAAGAAAATGGGGCAGGTGGGAGGAATCCTCAATTCTCAATTTTCAATTCTCCATTTTTCCTGTAGTCTCCGATCCCGTTAACGCCTTTCTATGTCTTTCATCAAACTTTCACGGTTCTTCCTGCCCCTTTCAGGCCTTCTGGTCCTGGCGTCTATTGTGGTCTTCATCTATCCGGGCCCCAATGTCAGCATTGAATTCACCGGAGGCACACTGATGGAAATCGGTCTGCCGGAAGGAAAAACACAGCAGGATCTTGAAACAGCCATCCGCTCTTTCCAGGTAGAGGGTGAATCCTTGGATGCACACTTCTCCCGGACCAAGACCGGTACATGGTTTGTAAAGACCGAAACATTGACCAATGAACAGCACACCGAGCTTCTCACCCATGTGGAAAGCGCCATTGGCGATGTGCAGGAGCTGCAGTACACCACCATTGGCCCGACCGTTGGTGCCAACCTGAAGCAGCGCGCTTTCTGGGCACTGTTGATCGCGAGCCTTGCGATCATGGCCTTCGTCGCGTTCTCCTTCCGCGCAGTCCCCCGCAGCCTGAACCCATGGACATTCGGTCTCGCAACTATTCTGGCTCTCATGCATGACATTATTATCCTGCTCGGTGTCTTCACCGTGCTGAGTTACGTCACGACCTTCCAGGTCGACACTCTGTTTGTGACAGCACTCCTGAGCATCATGGGTCACTCTGTGTCCGATACGATCGTGATCTTCGACCGTATCCGTGAAACGCTTACAGGAAGCGACAAGCACGCAAAACTCGCAGACGTTGCAGACAAGGCTCTCTGGGCCTGTATCAGCCGCACGTTCAACACAGGATTCGGACTGCTCATCATGCTCTTCGCTCTCTTTATCTTCGGATCTGAATCCATCCGCTGGTTCATGCTGGCACTCATTATCGGAAGTATTGTCGGTATGTACTCCTCGTACTTCGTCGCCACCCCGATTCTCGTCTTCCTCAGAAAGCGCGATCGGTAATAGGATGGAATGATGATGTGACAGAGCGTTCCATACGTCATTCTCCATCCTCAATTCTCCATTCTTCATCCCCCTCGTCTATGTCAGCTCAGAACATTTCTGTTGAACGTCTGCCAAAATCCCGCGTCGTCTGCACTGCGTCTTTCACCAAGGAAGAACAGACCGCTGCTGAGGAACATGCACTCTCACACCTGGCATCGAACGTGAATATCAAAGGATTCCGCGTCGGACATGCTCCGGCAGATATGGTCAGAAACCGCATTCCGAAGGATCAACTGCTTGAGGAAACAGTCCGCGAACTCGTCCGCACCGCTCTTCCCGCTATTATTGATGAGCACAAGATTCTGCCCGTCATCCCTCCGAAAATCGAGATTGTAACCGCAGAGCCGCTCAGCGTGAAAATCACATTTGTGGAGCGTCCGGTTGTGAAGGTAAAGAATATCGACACGCTGAAGATTGAGAAGAAGACCATCAAGGCTGATGAAAAAGATGTCAACCGCGTCGTGGAATCCGTCCTGAACGATCACCGCACATCGACCGAAGTGGAGCGTGCCGCGACTGAGAATGACCGCCTGATGCTCAATTTCCATGCAACGAACGATCAGGGAACAGAGATTACCGGCATGCGTGCAGAAGGATATGACGCACTGATTGGATCCAATACCCTGCTGCCCGGCTTTGAAGAGCAGCTCAAGGGACTGAAGAAAGGAGATTCAAAATCTTTCACGCTCACACTCCCGGAAAAATTCCAGGAAGAAAGTCTCCGCGGCAAACAGGCAACGTTCCACGTGACCGTCACCAAAGTGGAAGAGACAAAGCTCCCTGAACTGAACGACACGTTTGCCAAAGAGAAACTGAACGCGCCCTCCGCAGCCGAGTTCCGCTCGATTGTCGAAAAGTCGATCACGATGCAGGAAGAGCAGTTTGACCGCATGCGCCGCGAACGCGAACTGATGGACGAAATCCGCAAGCGCACCGATGTTGAGATTGCCGACGAACTGCTCGACGAAGAAATGCGCGGACTGATTGATGAATGGAGCCAGCAACTCGAGCGCCAGAATATGACGATTGCCGATGCGCTCAAGAAAGAAGGCAAGACGGTGGAGCAGGCAGAAGCAGACCTGAAAAAGCAGGCCGAAGACCGCTGGAAACTGCGCCTCGGCATGGCAAAACTGATTGAAGAAAAAGGTGTCACTGTCACCGACGAAGAAGTCGCTGCAAGCGGTGACAACTTCATCAGCGGCCTCCCCGAAGAACAGAAAGTCCAGGCACGTAAAGAATTCGACAGTCACGGCAACCTCTATGAAGAACTGCGCTGGAGAGCACTCGTGGAAAAAGTGATGGAGGGATTACTGGCGTAAATTCTAAATCCGAAAATCGAAACTCGAGTCTATTCGGATTTCGGATTTCGATTTTCGGATTTCAGCGCCTCAGCGCGGTTTGTCCATTTCACGCCGATCTTCCGAGCCGGATTCACATTCTTCAGCATCTTGCACCCCGTGAGATGCACGCGGATATCCCCTGTTCTGCTGATGACGCCAATCACCGGACTGCCTTCAGAGCTATCCGGTTTGCAGCACTTTGCAAAAAGCACAGGCATCGGAATATTGCCGTCTACTTTTGCAATGAGCGATGTGCCCCGTACAAACACCGCCGGCCGCTGCGGCCGCTCCTGCAGCCGATCTTTGAGGAGCGTGAGATGCGGCAGAAAAGAAGATACGTTCTGCATCCCCTGCCCGATGCGGACAAGCAGATCCTCGCGCTCGGACATGGTGCGCGATTCATGATCGACCAGACGCAGGAGTGAGAGATCTGTGTCGAGTAACGGCAGATGATGTTTCTGCAATTCCTCATTGAGCGCATCACGCCCGATTGCCAGATGCATCGGACGTTCCTGTGAATGCAG contains the following coding sequences:
- the secF gene encoding protein translocase subunit SecF; translated protein: MSFIKLSRFFLPLSGLLVLASIVVFIYPGPNVSIEFTGGTLMEIGLPEGKTQQDLETAIRSFQVEGESLDAHFSRTKTGTWFVKTETLTNEQHTELLTHVESAIGDVQELQYTTIGPTVGANLKQRAFWALLIASLAIMAFVAFSFRAVPRSLNPWTFGLATILALMHDIIILLGVFTVLSYVTTFQVDTLFVTALLSIMGHSVSDTIVIFDRIRETLTGSDKHAKLADVADKALWACISRTFNTGFGLLIMLFALFIFGSESIRWFMLALIIGSIVGMYSSYFVATPILVFLRKRDR
- the tig gene encoding trigger factor — encoded protein: MSAQNISVERLPKSRVVCTASFTKEEQTAAEEHALSHLASNVNIKGFRVGHAPADMVRNRIPKDQLLEETVRELVRTALPAIIDEHKILPVIPPKIEIVTAEPLSVKITFVERPVVKVKNIDTLKIEKKTIKADEKDVNRVVESVLNDHRTSTEVERAATENDRLMLNFHATNDQGTEITGMRAEGYDALIGSNTLLPGFEEQLKGLKKGDSKSFTLTLPEKFQEESLRGKQATFHVTVTKVEETKLPELNDTFAKEKLNAPSAAEFRSIVEKSITMQEEQFDRMRRERELMDEIRKRTDVEIADELLDEEMRGLIDEWSQQLERQNMTIADALKKEGKTVEQAEADLKKQAEDRWKLRLGMAKLIEEKGVTVTDEEVAASGDNFISGLPEEQKVQARKEFDSHGNLYEELRWRALVEKVMEGLLA